In Candidatus Sodalis pierantonius str. SOPE, one DNA window encodes the following:
- a CDS encoding DNA polymerase III subunit chi, with protein MKNATFYLLDQRATSDGLTAVERLACDLAAGKWREGKRVLIACEDDAQAFRLDEALWARDPDAFVPHNLAGEGPRYGAPVEICWPQRRGNAPRDLLISLLPACADFASAFHEVIDFVPDEDALKQLARDRYKAYRSVGFQLTTATPPTQ; from the coding sequence ATGAAAAACGCAACCTTCTATTTGCTCGACCAACGCGCCACCAGCGACGGCCTGACCGCCGTGGAGCGGCTTGCCTGCGATTTGGCGGCCGGTAAATGGCGGGAGGGGAAACGGGTGCTTATCGCCTGTGAGGACGATGCCCAAGCGTTCAGACTGGACGAGGCGCTGTGGGCGCGCGATCCCGATGCGTTCGTGCCGCATAACCTGGCGGGTGAAGGCCCGCGCTACGGCGCGCCGGTGGAAATTTGCTGGCCGCAGCGCCGCGGCAACGCGCCGCGGGATCTGCTGATAAGCCTGCTGCCAGCCTGCGCGGATTTTGCCTCCGCTTTCCATGAAGTGATAGACTTCGTCCCGGATGAAGACGCTTTGAAACAGCTGGCGCGCGATCGTTATAAAGCGTATCGCAGCGTCGGCTTCCAATTGACTACGGCCACGCCGCCAACGCAGTGA
- the lptF gene encoding LPS export ABC transporter permease LptF — protein MIITRYLVRETFKSQLAILFILLLIFFCQKLVRILGAAVDGDIPTKLVLSLLGLGVPEMAQLILPLSLFLGLLMTLSRMYTESEITVMHACGLGKSVLIRAALVLSLITAIVAAVNVVWLSPWSSRHQDLVMSEAKANPSMAALVEGQFKPAENGNSVLFVGNVKDKGFEHVFLAQLKPNGNARPSVVIADRGHMTQRPDGSQLVMLDKSTRYEGTALLRDFRITDFTQYQAVIGHRAVAVDSTDAEQMTLHQLWRSPEPEARAELHWRLTLVVSVLIMAMMVVPLSVVNPRQGRVLSMLPAMLLYLIFFLLQTSLRSNGAKGKLDPMLWMWLTNVAYLALALVLNLWDSVPARRLRGRLHARGAA, from the coding sequence GTGATAATTACTAGATATCTGGTTCGGGAGACATTTAAAAGCCAGCTTGCCATTCTGTTCATCCTGCTGCTGATTTTTTTCTGTCAAAAGCTGGTGCGGATTTTGGGCGCGGCGGTGGATGGCGATATTCCGACAAAGCTGGTTTTATCTTTACTCGGCTTGGGCGTGCCTGAAATGGCGCAATTGATCCTTCCCCTGAGTCTCTTCCTGGGGTTGTTGATGACGCTGAGCCGTATGTACACCGAAAGCGAAATTACGGTTATGCACGCCTGCGGGCTAGGTAAAAGTGTGTTGATTCGCGCAGCGCTTGTGCTCAGCCTGATTACCGCGATAGTCGCGGCGGTGAATGTGGTATGGCTTTCGCCCTGGTCGTCGCGCCATCAGGATCTGGTGATGTCGGAAGCCAAGGCCAACCCGAGCATGGCGGCGCTGGTCGAGGGGCAATTCAAACCGGCGGAAAACGGCAATTCGGTGCTGTTCGTCGGCAACGTGAAAGATAAAGGGTTTGAACATGTGTTTCTGGCCCAGCTCAAGCCGAACGGCAATGCGCGTCCTTCCGTGGTTATCGCGGACCGTGGTCATATGACCCAGCGGCCGGACGGATCGCAATTGGTCATGCTGGATAAGAGCACCCGCTATGAGGGGACCGCGCTGCTGCGCGATTTCCGCATTACCGATTTTACACAATATCAGGCGGTTATCGGCCATCGGGCGGTGGCGGTGGACAGCACCGACGCCGAGCAGATGACGCTGCACCAGCTGTGGCGCTCGCCGGAACCGGAGGCGCGCGCTGAGTTGCACTGGCGGCTCACGCTGGTGGTGTCGGTGCTGATTATGGCGATGATGGTGGTGCCGCTATCGGTGGTCAACCCACGGCAGGGCCGGGTCCTGAGCATGCTGCCGGCGATGCTGCTGTATCTGATTTTCTTCCTGCTGCAAACCTCGCTGCGCTCCAACGGCGCCAAGGGCAAGCTTGACCCGATGTTGTGGATGTGGCTGACCAATGTGGCGTACCTGGCGCTGGCGCTGGTACTGAATTTATGGGACAGCGTACCGGCGCGCAGGCTTCGCGGGCGGCTGCATGCAAGAGGAGCGGCCTAA
- the pepA gene encoding leucyl aminopeptidase, whose product MEFSVKSGSPEKQRSACIVVGVFEPRRLSPIAEQLDKISEGYISALLRRGELEGKVGQTLLLHHVPNVLSERILLIGCGKERELDERQYKQVINKTINTLNDTGSMEAVCFLTELHVKGRNTYWKVRLAVETAKETLYTFDQLKSNKTEPRRPLRKMVFNVPTRRELTSGERAIAHGLAIAAGIKAAKDLGNMPPNICNPAYLASQARQLADGYGKTTTTRVIGEQQMKELGMNAYLAVGQGSANESLMSVIEYKGSPDAEARPIVLVGKGLTFDAGGISIKPADSMDEMKYDMCGAATVYGVMRMAVELNLPLNIVGVLAGCENMVDGRSFRPGDVLTTLSGQTVEVLNTDAEGRLVLCDALTYVERFDPDVVIDVATLTGACVIALGHHLTGLMSNHNPLAHELIGAAEQAGDRAWRLPLGDDFQEQLESNFADMANIGGRPGGAITAGCFLSRFAHKYNWAHLDIAGTAWRSGKAKGATGRPVAMLSQFLLNRAGLNGDE is encoded by the coding sequence ATGGAGTTCAGTGTAAAAAGCGGTAGCCCGGAAAAACAACGCAGTGCCTGTATCGTCGTCGGGGTTTTTGAGCCGCGCCGTCTGTCCCCGATCGCCGAACAGCTCGATAAAATCAGCGAAGGCTATATCAGCGCGCTGCTGCGCCGTGGTGAACTGGAAGGCAAGGTCGGGCAGACGCTGCTGCTGCATCATGTCCCGAATGTGTTGTCCGAACGTATTCTGCTTATCGGCTGCGGTAAAGAGCGCGAGCTGGATGAACGCCAGTATAAGCAGGTTATCAACAAAACGATTAATACGCTCAACGACACTGGCTCCATGGAGGCCGTGTGCTTTTTGACCGAGCTGCACGTCAAGGGGCGTAACACCTACTGGAAAGTACGCCTGGCGGTGGAGACGGCGAAAGAGACGCTTTATACCTTCGATCAGCTGAAGAGCAATAAAACCGAGCCGCGCCGGCCGTTGCGCAAAATGGTGTTCAATGTGCCGACGCGCCGCGAATTAACCAGCGGCGAGCGCGCGATTGCGCACGGTCTGGCTATCGCCGCCGGTATCAAAGCCGCTAAAGATTTGGGCAACATGCCGCCCAATATTTGCAATCCGGCCTATCTGGCCTCGCAGGCGCGCCAGCTGGCCGACGGCTACGGCAAAACCACCACGACCCGGGTCATCGGCGAACAGCAGATGAAAGAGCTGGGCATGAACGCCTATCTGGCGGTCGGTCAGGGTTCGGCCAATGAATCGCTGATGTCGGTGATTGAGTATAAAGGCAGCCCCGACGCCGAAGCGCGGCCGATTGTGCTGGTGGGGAAAGGGCTGACCTTTGACGCAGGCGGCATTTCCATCAAGCCCGCCGACAGCATGGATGAAATGAAATACGACATGTGCGGTGCCGCAACGGTCTATGGCGTGATGCGCATGGCGGTGGAGCTTAATCTGCCGTTGAATATCGTCGGCGTGTTGGCCGGTTGCGAAAACATGGTGGACGGTCGCTCGTTTCGGCCCGGCGATGTGTTGACTACCCTCTCCGGCCAAACGGTGGAAGTGTTGAATACCGACGCCGAGGGCCGGCTGGTGCTGTGCGACGCCCTCACCTATGTCGAGCGCTTCGACCCGGACGTGGTCATCGATGTCGCTACGCTAACCGGCGCCTGCGTTATTGCCCTGGGGCATCATTTGACCGGGCTGATGTCGAATCATAACCCGCTGGCCCATGAGCTTATCGGCGCCGCCGAGCAGGCCGGCGACCGCGCCTGGCGTTTGCCGCTGGGGGATGATTTTCAGGAGCAGTTGGAGTCGAATTTCGCCGATATGGCGAACATCGGCGGCCGGCCCGGCGGCGCGATAACCGCCGGCTGCTTCCTGTCGCGTTTTGCGCACAAATATAATTGGGCGCACCTGGACATCGCCGGCACCGCCTGGCGCTCCGGTAAAGCCAAAGGCGCCACGGGACGGCCGGTGGCGATGCTGTCGCAATTCTTGCTCAACCGCGCCGGACTCAACGGTGACGAGTAA
- a CDS encoding DUF2501 domain-containing protein — protein sequence MTPSRRLLCALSVCTAMSCGVAQAASWMDSAANVANSLQQSNANSGGQNSTATNNKGTSLSSLAGLLNGGDKALSSGSMTNAAGVLQYCVKNNLLSAGSTSTVKDQLLDKLGINNNASTTASAVKTQDYQSGLAGILNTSQGNTVNLNALSTSQLTEKFKTKACDLVLKQSKNFIS from the coding sequence ATGACCCCTTCCCGCCGCCTGTTATGCGCGCTGAGCGTCTGTACCGCCATGTCTTGCGGTGTGGCACAAGCGGCCAGCTGGATGGATTCTGCCGCGAACGTGGCCAACAGTTTGCAACAATCGAACGCCAACAGCGGCGGGCAAAATTCCACCGCTACCAATAATAAGGGTACCTCGTTAAGTTCGCTCGCCGGGCTGCTGAACGGCGGCGATAAGGCGTTAAGTTCCGGTTCAATGACTAATGCCGCCGGCGTGCTGCAATACTGTGTTAAAAATAATTTACTGTCCGCCGGCAGTACTTCCACGGTAAAAGATCAGCTGTTGGATAAGCTTGGCATTAACAATAACGCATCGACCACCGCCTCCGCTGTGAAAACGCAGGATTACCAGTCCGGTCTGGCGGGGATCTTGAATACCAGTCAGGGTAACACCGTGAATTTGAATGCCCTTAGCACTTCACAGCTGACTGAAAAGTTCAAAACCAAAGCCTGCGATTTGGTCCTTAAGCAGAGCAAAAACTTTATTTCCTGA
- a CDS encoding IS5-like element ISSoEn1 family transposase, protein MAKQKFKITNWPAYNNALRQRGDLTVWLDESAIAAWTESTPPEHRGRPLHYTDMAITTVLMIKRVFNLSLRALQGFVDSIFKLMGLSLRCPDYSLVSRRAKTVDISIKTPTRGEISHLVIDGTGLKIFGEGEWKVRQHGAERRRVWRKLHLAVDSATHEIICADLSLSGTTDAQALPGLINQTHRKIREASADSAYDTRYCHDALLRKKIKPLIPPRSGAQYWPARYHERNHAVANQHLSGNNDTWKKKVGYHRRSLAETAMFRFKILLGGHLSLHDYDAQVGEAMAMVKALNRITLLGMPNSVRIM, encoded by the coding sequence ATGGCAAAGCAAAAGTTTAAAATCACCAACTGGCCCGCATATAACAATGCGCTCAGGCAGCGGGGGGACCTGACAGTATGGCTTGATGAGTCAGCCATTGCTGCATGGACTGAGAGTACACCACCTGAACATCGTGGCCGGCCGCTTCACTACACCGATATGGCCATTACCACGGTTCTGATGATAAAGCGCGTGTTTAACCTTTCGCTCCGGGCGTTACAGGGTTTCGTTGACTCGATTTTTAAACTGATGGGGCTGTCGCTGCGCTGCCCAGATTACTCTCTGGTCAGCCGGCGAGCAAAAACCGTCGACATCAGCATAAAAACGCCAACCCGCGGCGAAATCTCACACCTGGTCATCGATGGCACCGGCCTGAAAATCTTCGGCGAAGGCGAATGGAAAGTCAGGCAGCATGGGGCTGAGAGGCGCAGAGTATGGCGCAAGCTTCATCTGGCAGTAGATAGCGCGACACATGAAATTATCTGTGCCGATTTATCGCTAAGCGGTACGACAGATGCGCAGGCGCTGCCCGGGCTGATTAACCAAACCCACCGGAAAATCAGGGAAGCGTCGGCTGACAGTGCTTACGATACGCGTTACTGTCATGATGCTCTGCTGAGGAAAAAAATAAAGCCGCTTATCCCACCGCGAAGTGGTGCGCAATATTGGCCAGCTCGATACCATGAGCGTAACCATGCGGTGGCAAATCAGCATCTGAGCGGCAATAACGATACCTGGAAAAAGAAAGTAGGTTATCACCGGCGTTCACTGGCTGAAACGGCCATGTTCCGGTTTAAAATACTTCTGGGTGGTCATCTGAGTCTGCATGACTATGACGCGCAGGTAGGTGAGGCTATGGCAATGGTCAAAGCGCTTAACCGGATCACGTTGTTAGGAATGCCAAACAGCGTCCGCATCATGTAA
- a CDS encoding IS256-like element ISSoEn2 family transposase, with protein sequence MDEKQLQALANELAKNLKTPEDLSHFDRLLKKISVEAALNAEMTHHLGYDKNQPKPGTNARNGYSTKTVTTGDGPLALRTPRDRDGSFEPQLVKKNQTRITGMDNQILSLYAKGMTTREIAAAFKELYDVDVSPALVLKVTDAVMEQVVEWQNRPLDAVYPIVYLDCIVLKVRQDSRIINKSVFLALGINIEGQKELLGMWLAENEGAKFWLNVLTELKNRGLNDILIACVDGLKGFPDAINAVYPEARLQLCIVHMVRNSLRFVSWKDYKAVTRDLKAIYQAPTEEAGLQALEAFSSAWDIRYPQISRSWQANWANLATFFAYPTDIRKVIYTTNAIESLNSVIRHAIKKRKVFPTDDAVKKVVWLTIQAASQKWTMPLRDWRMAMSRFITEFGDRLDGHF encoded by the coding sequence ATGGACGAAAAACAGTTGCAGGCTCTGGCTAACGAACTGGCCAAAAATCTCAAAACCCCTGAAGATCTCAGTCACTTCGATCGGCTGCTGAAAAAAATTAGCGTCGAAGCAGCTCTCAATGCCGAAATGACCCATCACCTCGGCTACGATAAAAATCAGCCTAAACCGGGGACCAACGCCCGCAACGGCTATTCCACAAAAACCGTTACCACTGGCGATGGCCCGCTGGCGCTGCGTACTCCGCGCGATCGTGACGGTTCCTTTGAACCGCAACTGGTGAAGAAGAACCAGACCCGGATTACCGGGATGGATAACCAGATTTTATCGTTGTACGCCAAAGGGATGACCACCCGCGAGATCGCCGCCGCGTTCAAAGAGCTGTATGACGTCGATGTCTCGCCGGCGCTGGTCTTAAAGGTCACCGATGCGGTCATGGAGCAGGTTGTCGAATGGCAAAACCGGCCTCTGGATGCAGTCTATCCCATTGTTTATCTTGACTGTATCGTTCTAAAAGTCCGGCAGGACAGCCGCATCATCAACAAATCTGTGTTCCTGGCGCTGGGCATCAACATCGAAGGCCAGAAAGAGTTGCTAGGTATGTGGCTGGCCGAAAATGAAGGCGCAAAGTTCTGGCTGAACGTGCTGACAGAGCTGAAAAACCGCGGCCTGAACGATATCCTTATCGCCTGCGTAGACGGGCTGAAAGGTTTCCCTGACGCTATTAACGCGGTGTATCCGGAGGCGCGGCTCCAGCTGTGTATCGTACATATGGTGCGCAACAGCCTGCGGTTCGTCTCCTGGAAGGACTACAAGGCCGTCACACGCGACCTGAAAGCTATCTATCAGGCCCCTACGGAAGAAGCCGGCTTGCAGGCGCTGGAAGCGTTCTCCAGTGCCTGGGACATCCGCTACCCGCAAATAAGTCGAAGCTGGCAGGCAAACTGGGCCAATCTGGCCACGTTCTTTGCCTACCCAACGGACATCCGCAAGGTGATCTACACGACCAACGCCATCGAGTCGTTAAACAGCGTGATCCGGCATGCCATCAAAAAGCGCAAGGTGTTCCCGACCGACGACGCAGTGAAAAAGGTGGTGTGGCTGACGATACAGGCGGCCTCACAGAAATGGACAATGCCTTTGAGGGACTGGCGCATGGCAATGAGCCGCTTTATTACCGAGTTCGGTGACCGCCTGGACGGTCACTTCTGA
- the nei gene encoding endonuclease VIII, translating into MPEGPEIRRAADGLMQAMSHLPITLAWFAFPHLKRWETQLTGQTIDKIEARGKALLTWFSNGLVLYSHNQLYGVWRVVKAGETPVTKRDLRVRLENHNAAILLYSASEISMLSADEVTEHPFLLRIGPDALDLQLTVETVQARLMSKRFCGRQLGALLLDQSFIAGLGNYLRVEILWQARLAAHHRPRDLNIEQQRLLCQAILDILRLSYTTRGQPGAKDHHGATFRFRAFHRAGKACERCGHAIEKTTFSGRPFYWCPGCQQ; encoded by the coding sequence ATGCCAGAAGGACCGGAAATACGTCGTGCAGCCGATGGCTTGATGCAGGCGATGTCCCATTTACCGATTACCCTGGCGTGGTTTGCCTTTCCTCATCTGAAACGCTGGGAGACGCAACTGACCGGGCAAACCATCGACAAGATCGAGGCGCGGGGTAAAGCGCTGCTGACCTGGTTTTCCAATGGACTGGTGCTCTACAGCCACAACCAGCTGTACGGCGTCTGGCGGGTGGTCAAAGCGGGGGAAACGCCGGTGACGAAACGCGACCTGCGAGTACGGCTGGAGAATCACAACGCCGCCATCTTGCTCTACAGCGCATCAGAAATCAGTATGTTAAGCGCTGACGAGGTTACCGAGCACCCCTTTTTGCTGCGCATTGGCCCAGATGCATTGGACTTGCAACTGACGGTGGAAACCGTGCAGGCGCGGCTGATGTCCAAGCGCTTTTGCGGCCGCCAGCTTGGCGCGCTGCTGCTGGACCAATCCTTCATTGCCGGCCTGGGCAATTATCTGCGGGTGGAAATTCTATGGCAAGCGCGGCTGGCGGCGCATCATCGACCGCGCGATTTAAACATAGAGCAGCAACGGCTTTTGTGTCAGGCTATTCTCGACATTCTGCGCTTATCTTACACTACCCGCGGCCAGCCGGGCGCTAAAGATCACCATGGCGCCACGTTTCGCTTTCGCGCCTTTCACCGTGCAGGCAAAGCCTGCGAGCGCTGTGGTCACGCAATTGAGAAGACCACGTTTTCCGGCCGACCGTTTTATTGGTGCCCGGGATGCCAGCAATAG
- a CDS encoding helix-turn-helix domain-containing protein: MSKQAPKIEYCKHLGITASNLSMRYKKDLYPSDLVVKCLADTGVRLEWLTGGQGDMFAGPNARNQSQQQTLEVPASNLIKGLC; the protein is encoded by the coding sequence ATTTCTAAACAGGCTCCTAAAATTGAGTATTGTAAGCATCTCGGTATCACGGCCAGCAATCTTTCAATGCGCTATAAAAAAGATTTATACCCTTCTGATTTAGTGGTCAAATGCCTGGCGGATACGGGCGTCCGTCTGGAATGGCTCACCGGCGGTCAGGGAGATATGTTTGCCGGTCCGAACGCGCGCAATCAAAGTCAGCAACAAACACTCGAAGTCCCGGCAAGTAACCTTATCAAGGGGCTTTGTTGA
- the lptG gene encoding LPS export ABC transporter permease LptG, which yields MFGVLDRYIGKTIFNTIMMTLFMLVSLSGIIKFVEQLRKVGQGGYSALGAGLFTLLSVPKDIEIFFPMAALLGALLGLGSLATRSELVVMQAFGFSRLQVAGSVMKTAIPLVLLTMAIGEWVAPAGEQMAYSYRTQAIYGGSMLSTQNGLWAKDGNDFIFIERVVGSDELAGVNIYHFDKAERLQSLRYAATATFSNGSWKLSQVDESDLTNDKQITGRQTLNGEWKTNLTPDKLGVVALEPNSLSISGLYNYVNYLKQSGQESNRYQLNMWSKVFSPFSVAVMMLMALSFIFGPLRIVPMGVRVVTGISFGFLFYVLDQIFGPLSLVYNMPPVFGALLPSMAFLIISIVMLLRRFVE from the coding sequence ATGTTTGGCGTATTGGACCGCTATATCGGTAAAACCATTTTCAATACCATCATGATGACCCTGTTCATGCTGGTGTCGCTGTCGGGCATTATCAAATTCGTCGAGCAGCTGCGCAAAGTGGGACAGGGGGGCTACTCGGCGCTGGGCGCGGGCCTGTTTACTTTGCTCAGCGTACCCAAGGATATCGAAATCTTCTTCCCGATGGCGGCGCTGCTGGGCGCGCTGCTGGGACTGGGTTCGCTGGCGACCCGCAGTGAACTGGTAGTGATGCAGGCATTCGGTTTCAGCCGGCTGCAGGTGGCCGGTTCGGTGATGAAAACCGCCATTCCGCTGGTGCTCTTGACCATGGCCATCGGCGAATGGGTGGCGCCGGCGGGCGAGCAAATGGCCTACAGCTACCGCACTCAGGCGATTTACGGCGGCTCCATGCTCTCAACCCAGAACGGGCTGTGGGCCAAGGACGGTAATGACTTTATTTTCATCGAGCGGGTGGTGGGCAGTGATGAGCTGGCCGGCGTCAATATTTATCATTTCGATAAGGCCGAACGGCTGCAATCGCTACGCTATGCCGCCACGGCCACCTTCAGCAACGGCAGCTGGAAATTGTCGCAGGTGGACGAATCGGATTTAACCAACGACAAGCAGATAACTGGCCGGCAAACCCTGAACGGCGAATGGAAAACCAACCTGACGCCGGATAAACTGGGAGTCGTCGCGCTGGAACCAAATTCGTTGTCTATCTCGGGGCTGTATAATTACGTCAACTACCTCAAGCAGAGCGGGCAGGAATCCAACCGTTACCAGCTAAATATGTGGAGCAAGGTTTTCTCGCCGTTCTCGGTGGCGGTGATGATGCTTATGGCGCTGTCGTTTATTTTCGGACCGCTGCGCATCGTACCTATGGGAGTACGGGTCGTCACCGGGATAAGCTTCGGTTTCTTGTTTTACGTGCTGGATCAGATCTTCGGGCCGTTGAGTCTGGTGTACAACATGCCGCCGGTATTCGGGGCCTTGCTACCCAGTATGGCGTTTCTTATCATCAGTATCGTTATGCTGTTAAGGCGCTTTGTTGAATAA